In Neomonachus schauinslandi chromosome 12, ASM220157v2, whole genome shotgun sequence, the sequence cctgctcagtagggagcctgcttttcctgcccctcccccctgctcatgctctctctctcaaataaataaataaaaacttaaaaaaaaaagaaaaataagagcgGGTCCTGGATCTGCAGTGTGTGGTGAGGCCAGGCAAGATGGTAGCCTTCTAATGAGAGCATTCAGCTATGTTTAGTGAGCATCTACCTGTGTCAGGAACAATGTCAATTGAAGGGATTCAGAATATATTGAAACTTACCACTCACTTTGAAAAGCTCACGGTGGAAGAAAGgtatataaacagaaaattacTATAGAAACACCTAAAGGCTTGAACAGGGGTAGGAAGAAATGCTGTGGATACACTGTGGAGACAGACTCCATAGTAGGCATCACCTTGGACGTGACTTTTGAAGAATCAGAGTTAACTGGGCCAAGAACCATACACAAAAACGTCTTACAGGTCTGCAGAAAACAAGTTCAAAGAAATGGTACTTTGGCATTTCTGAAGCACGACCCGCCATTCCATGCCACAGCAAATCATGCAAAGCACCATGTGATCTAGAGATTAAATAAACCGTGGCCTCTGCTCCAAGCATAAAATATATTACCTAAACAGAAGACAAACTACTCGGAAAACAGTGCGCattgagaagagaagaggaaactgaataTAACTCTGGCCCTAAGTACAAAGATCATTGGGGTGGGGCGGGGACGCAGGAGCACTCTCATTAAGGCACTGTAGGGGGTGTGTGGtgtaaaaaccaaacaaatcaaGGTGCGGCAATAGCACCACTCCGTaagcagaaagggaaggaggaagcctGAACAGGAACGGAGGGATTGGAACAGAAAAGTGGGTGGAGCCACTAGGCTCCACCCGCCCCCCTCCCGCTCCCCTACAACCTACTTTCTGCGGAGCCGGTCCAGACAGGTGAGAGAGGAATTCCTAACACCGGTGAGAAGGGTAGGAGGGCCATGGGATTGGGGTTAGGGTTCAAGCAGGGGGTCTGGCCCCTACCTAGAGTCTGTGGCTTCTTGCTATGCAGAGTTCAGGGAACTCCTAATGGGTTGGTTTTGGGGTGCTGCTGCCTAGGCGTGGCAGCTGTgttggagagggaaaagaaggcttCCCCCCACCAGCTTCCTAGCCCTTGCGGTAACTACAGACAGGAAACTTGAAATCTGAGTTTACTGAGTTAAGGCCGGTAAAGGATGGGATACCCTGGCAGATAGGGAGAGATCAGGAGTTATCTGGGCCTCTGTCCATTGCCCTAGGCCTTGTAAGATTCTCACATAGTTGCATCCCTTTGTTGCATCCATGTGCACTTTCTTCCCCCAACCAGAGCATGGGCTGAGTGGAGGAAATGGAAAGATGGGGTCAGACAGGGTAAGTGGTGTTCCTCCCCAGCTTCCCTCCCCAACAGGGTCTAACTGGGGAGACGGGGGCAGGTAGGGTGAAAGTCCAATGCAGAGCAATTATAGAGAAAAGCCAGGGCCTGCCTCATCACCTGGATTCCACAGATGCTGGTGAGCGCGGAGGCCCCAGGCAGGGCCAGCCAAGACGGAGTCTTGGATGGTGTAGAAAGATAGAGCTGGAAGGGAGActgcagagaagaaagaagaaggaaggaaggcagggccaTGACACAGTAAGTCGCATGAAGGCTCCCGGACTTTTATTTCCTGGCTACTCCACACATACTGATATCCTGGGACAGCACTGTGATCATAGAGAAAATTACAAAGCTGAATGGAACCCTGAAGATCATATTTGAGCCATTTGATTTGAGATTGAAGAACCTAAAACCTAAAGGTGTCTAATATGGCTACTTTGGAATCTGACCCAGACGGGACACCAACTGCTGGTTTAGACACACCTGTGTGTCTTTTTgcaggagcctggggaggggccaTGGTGCCAACCCAGTTGTGGGGGAGACTGGAGAAGCCGCTTCTCTTCCTGTGCTGCACCTCCTTCCTCCTGGGGCTGGCTTTACTGGGCATACAGCCGGACATCGCCCCTGTTGCTTATTTCTTTCTCGCCTTGGGTggcttctttttgtttgtctgcCTCCTGGCCTGTGTTCTGGAATGGGGGTTGCGATCAATGCAGACGGAGAGCCCAGGGGCCTCAGGCAATGCACGGTGAGTCAAGGGGTGGACAGAATTCTAGGAATATACGATGGACCTTTTGCCCTGTGTCCCTCTAGTCTCTCAGACATACAGTTCTGCTTTCCTGTTACTGGTATCTTTGAGGTGGTGGGTGGGGTCAGGTGTGGGTGGGTCTTTTGCCAATAGATGACAGTAAAGGGAAAAAGGACTCCTTTCAGGAGGCCACCAGTgactttatttcttctccttcagtgACAATGAAGCCTTTGAGGTGCCAACCTATGAAGAGGCTGTGGTGTTGGAATCACAATGCCGCCCCCAGTTGTTGGATCAGCCACCCCCCTACAGCTGTGTTGTAATCCCCCCAGAACTTGAGGAAGGACAGCCTAGCAATCCAGATGGCCCCGGTAGAGCCCGACTAGAAAGGCGAGTAGTGGGCTCAGAGGGGTCTATGACCCCACAAAACTCCAGAAGAGATCCAGTCAGCCTTCGGCTTCGGGGATCCCGGGTCATGTCTACTGCTCCTGATCTGCAGAGCTTGAGGGTGCCCCCCAAATTGGAGCCTCTTACTCCACCCCCTGCCTATGATGTCAGCTTTGGTCAACCTGATGAtgatgttttctttgaaaacaactGGACGCCCCCGTAAAAGACTTTCCCACGATACATCATCTCTGCACCAGACCCATTCATGCATTTGACCAACATTTCCCAGTGCCTGCTGTGTCAGGAACTGTGTTTCTGCATGGGGAACTGAACACAGAGGGGAGTCAGGCTATGGTAAGCCTTTTCCAGCTGAGATGTATGTGGCACAATTTGAGTCTTCAGGTAACATTCAGTGACCTACCCCATATCCGGTATTTCCAGAGTTAGATGGAGGGTAAGAGGAGTGATCCAGAgaatctggagaaggaagaaaagaaacatctgaGTGACAGCTATGTTGTTTCTGTTCTGGGTGTTTCTGTCTACCAGCTCAATTAGGCTTCCCAGCCATGTGAGATGTTACTaccctcatttgaaaaatgaggatTCCAAGGGACAGTGAAGTTTGAGAATTTGCACAGGGGCACACTCCTAGTAAACagcataaaaatgattttaactgTACTCTTCTGATCCCAAGTCCCATTGTATTTTCAATTACAAGGTCATCCACAAAATCTCTCAATCTCTATCTTGGACAACTGCTGGACAGAGGTGGGAGACTTCCTATAGGCAGAATGGTGGAATAGTTGTGTCTGCAGACAGTGTGGGCTGAGTGTGACCAAGAGTGTGCCCAGCCTCCTGGATAAGCAAAACTAATCAAAGCTGCGACAGCCCGTGCTCCAGGTAGGGAGCAGTTTCTGCCCAGGGGCTGAAGAGCAGTCTCTAATGCTTCCTAGCGGGAAGCAACGGAGTAAACTGCCCCAGGGGGAGGGGCTTCCGATTTTGAGATGGGTGGATGAGGGGCCAGAAGGATAAAACTGGAGCTTGGCGAGGGGTGGCGGAGTATCTAAGGCTCCCTCTTGAATCACCTATGAAGCGCTGGAGCCACCCGCACGGTGTCTAACCGTTAAGCCTTACCCCTGCGCTCTGACCACAGGGTTTTACCCCAGTCCCCCCGTCCAGCTTCCTCGGATCCCACCAGAACACCAGATTTTCTGGAATCGTGCTGTGGCTGCGATGCAGGTTTTAGCCACTGGGAGCGGCCCAACCATCGACGACCCACCCTCCTCAGGGGTGTGCTCCCCACTTAGGCATTCATCCACTGTGCGGTATCTGTCTAACGCCCTCCAGTGCTCTCCCATCTCCCCCTTACCCTGGCCCCAACAGTTCAATAAAGTCAAAAGTCCGGCCAAACCGGTCTCCGTAGAGTGCTTCCAATAGGCGGGTGAGGCAGGGTGGGAGGCGCCGGAGAGCGAGCCGTGATTTCCGCGGGAACCGACGACCAATCGGATTCCCGCGTAGGACGGAGCGGCTCCACGCttccccccgccccttccctTTCCGCCAAGCGCGCTCTCTCACCCCATTGGACGGCACATCCAGCGCGAGGGCTCTGTGCCTGCGCGCGCACCGGCGAcggcaggggcggggggcaggccTCGCGTAGGGGTGGAGCTAGGAGGAGTAGCGCGCAGGCGCGTCGTGCGCTGGCTGAGGGGGTAGGGATGCAGAGGGCGGGAGGGCTTTCGGTTTGTTTGGATTGTGCGCGGTGCGCGCACAGCCCGGGAAAAGCGGTAAATGGCGGCGCCGAGCGCGGACTCTCGGCCTGCCCTGCAGCGAAAGGCGCTAATGGCCGCTGACAGAGGGCGCAGGTGAGTGAGGGGGGGTCGCAGAGGTCCTTcgtgaggcccagggaggggagcgCGGGTCATGGCCCTGGCGTCCCCAGCCCTCGGAGTCCCTGGAAGCAGCCGTGACCGCCCTTGCTGCCAAGGGTGGGAGGCCGGGGTGAGTCCCCGAGGGGCGCGCGAGCGGCGGCCTCCTGTCGGCCTTGTTCCTCGTGAGCCGACCGCCCCAGCCTGCTTTGTGCAACCCAGGGGGGCTCTGAACAGAAGGAGCTCTCCAGTCCTGCCAAATCTCGGCTTCTCTTAAAGATTCTccatcctttctttccccttaTTCTTTTATGAGGAACTTTACTCTGTCCCCTTAATAAAACGGACAAGACTTGCAAACCCCGAGATACTACTGCCTGATGGGCCTTTGACTTGGATTGGCTATATCATGACACGTATTACTTTGGGTGTAATGATCAGGTTTTCAAAGCAGTCGACACAGGCTTTGGGATTTGAGTACTTTGAAAGGACAAGGTGGTTCCGAGACTCCGAGTGTGTCTCCGCCTGTGCCCCAGTTATATGATTTCATGGCAAGCATCACCCTGGGTAACATTTTAATGCCTCGTGGTCTAGATCCAGAAGGTCAATTTAGGACTTTGGAGCCAGAACCTGCAGAAAGACAGAATCAAGACTTAAGAATTCCCTTTGTGTTCTTttctcctgtccttcctccccttccagCTGGTCCTGAAGTTCTAGGTGATCATGGTTACTTTGGGAAAAGTTCATACTTGAGATTTTCACCCTAAAGTGGAATACAGGAAGGAGCAGGTGTGGAGAATGGATAATGCTTCAGATGAAACCTAGTGAGTTACTGACTGAAAATTTAAGTCTAGAACTTGAAAGAGTCAAGAACCAGGAGTGAATTAGTGAATCATGTGTATGGATGAGATTGAATAGGGAGAGGCTCTTTGAGGGGGCTGCCTAATGGAATGTCATCGTTTAAGGGCAGGTTAAAGATCTTGTAAAGGAACAGGAACATTGTAGGTGGAGAGAGGAACTGGAGAGAATAGTAGGGAAACCAAGGGAGGAGAAAGTTTTAAGGAGAAAACGCTACTGGTAAGTTAAGAGAAGAAACTTGAGTAAACCTGCCCCACCAGTGATATGTATCCAGCATTCAGCTGTGATGTCTTGCAGTTGGTCTAATAACATTTTTACCAGTTTCATATATGCCATCATTGTTACTGCTTTGGTGTTTTCTAAGGTGATTCTTAAatgggtttttttatttctctagttgTATTGTAGCAGGTTTCCACTGAAAGTTTGGGGTCAcaggagtatttcttttttttttttttaagatttttatttatttatttggcagagtggaacacagcaagagagggaacacaagcaggggaagtgggagagggagaagcaggcttcccgccgagcagggagcccgatgcggggctcgatcccaggactctgggatcatgacctgagccgaaggcagacgcttaacgactgagccacccaggcgcccccacaggaGTATTTCTAGAGAAGAGAAACCTGAAGTTAAAATGGAGTTTCAAACATCACTGTCCCAAATCCCAAATTTAACCCTAGTTGGCTGCTTCAAGCCTTGGGAATGTTTTACAGCTTTCTTTGCCTCAGGATCCCACATGCCATCTTCTTGGGTCTCTCTCAGCAATTTCAGGACTCTGCCTTTCCCTCCTCTATAAACCTCTAACCTAGAGTTAAGCCAAGTACATCCTATAAATGCATGGTATTAAGATGCCCATTCCCCACCAACACGCACAcatattttaacatctttgaaatcagtatgtatttttaaatagttttttttttttttaagattttatttatttgacagagagacacagcgagagagggaacacaagcagggggagtgggagagggagaagcaggcttcccactgagcggggagcccgatgcggggctcaatcccaggaccgcgggatcatgacatgagctgaaggcagacgcttaatgactgagccatccaggagccccaataGTTTTTAAGTTATAAACTGAAGCTGTTACCTCATCCCTTTCTCACTGCCATCAGACCCTTATTGTTGTCATGTTTTTGGAAACTGACTAAGCAAGCTGGGGAGCTCTGCATTTATATAAACTAGGGACAGAGATGATATTTGCtggaaatgggatttttaaaattcataaacagAAGCTGATCTCTTTGCAAAccaataacaaaaccaaaaaatccttGAAATAAAGACATCCCTAATAAATTACCAAAACAATTTAGCCTTTATGCTTTAACTCTTTCAGGTGATCTCAAGTTATGTTGACTGTGTTTGTCATTTATCTACTCTGACTTTCTGTCATACTTGCTACTTACTCAGTTCTTAATTCCTACAGGATTCTGATTATTTCTAGTGTCATTTTGTCACAGGAACTAAAGTTTCAAAGACCACAGGTATAATTGATAGAAGTGGGCTAGAGAGTAATGTGTGTGTGTCGGCCTGTCTCAATTATTTCCTATTAAAGCCAGCCATTCGGTTGAGCTTTTGCCATtgtatcaaattattttcttcctcactCAGGATCATCTTAACTCATATTATTTTTAGCAGCCTAGATAAATAATGTGAAAGGTTTTCTGGAATATCTCTTAATTGAAATTGGTCTGTCAGACAGAGGAGTATTCCTTCTTTTGTGTCTATTATTTTTGTCAAGGTAGGTATTTCCTTCCCCTAGACAGGCTATTCATCTCCGAAGATGGTCTCAGTGGAACATActctataaaaaattatacattatttcCTTATGATTAGTATGTTACTGCTTAATACTACTTTGATTTTAACCAGCTATGCCTAATATTGGTTATTGTAAGTcccattctttttgttcttcctaCCCACACCTCTTCCACTCCACTCTTCTGTGCCAAATCTTGTACTTGacagcttttccctctgccttttttctGTAGGATATTGGGAGTGTGTGGCATGCATCCTGACCATCAGGAAGCACTGAAAAAGAACCGAGTGGTGCTAGCCAAACAACTGTTGCTGAGTGAACTGTTAGAGCACCTCCTGGAGAAGGACATCATC encodes:
- the TMEM139 gene encoding transmembrane protein 139 — translated: MVPTQLWGRLEKPLLFLCCTSFLLGLALLGIQPDIAPVAYFFLALGGFFLFVCLLACVLEWGLRSMQTESPGASGNARDNEAFEVPTYEEAVVLESQCRPQLLDQPPPYSCVVIPPELEEGQPSNPDGPGRARLERRVVGSEGSMTPQNSRRDPVSLRLRGSRVMSTAPDLQSLRVPPKLEPLTPPPAYDVSFGQPDDDVFFENNWTPP